ATAAATATTCTCTCATTTCCCGCACTTCCTCCAAATGCAACTCCAACTGGCGCTGGATGTGATTGGTATCCTCTTCCAGTAGGATGCAAGTGGCTATAAACGAAATTTTTTTCCTTACCTGTCAATAGTAACGTCTAGTTTCAGGGTTTCAGACAATCTTATAACAGTCCCATAAAAAGAGAGCAAAACAGAAACAACAAAAGCAATACTGTCACATTTACTACCTACCAGATGGTGGAAATACATGAAACACCGGGCTTAAAGAATATAAACAACCGGCAGTTCCATAGAAGATATCTTTATTTTCAAGACCTTCGTTTGTTAGGGCACCTAAAACAAATTTCCTGATTGCAGAATTTCCTTCGTGATCATTTCCTGAACTTGCAGCAATCAAAATTAGCAACGGACCGTGATAACCTTCAACATGAGACCAAAATCTGTTGAGGCCTCTTCCATGGGTGGATGAACTATAACACAGTAGACAATTATGTCAATAGGGCCATTTTATTTGCCGCCTGATACGTCTTTTGTTAAAAGAATTACAAATGGTGCCAATCAAACAACCTCAATCTCTATGCCATTAAAGAGCAAATCAGAAAAACACCATAGTACGTGTACTTCAACATTTAACAAGAAAATTTTAGTAAGCCAAAACAGCACAAAGAATATGATTCAGGATTAGAGATACAAACCGATAAATGAGGTTCTCATCAATTCCAGCTCCACTGTTAATAAAGGCTCTAGAAATCTCTTCATTTATTGTACTTCTCTGTGTGATAGAAATTGCCCACGCCCTTCCTTGGGTTAAAATAGAATCGCATGCAGTTGTAGATGAAATTTCTCCAACAGAAGAGGAATCAGAGGATGCCGATTCATCCTGCCAGCCAATCAAGAAATTATTTGATCAGATCATACAGAACCTAGAatttatttgataataataataagaaaacaTAAAGTTTAAGGTTGCAATGGATTCAAAACAATTATCATTTCCCATTTACATCAATCAAAAAGGAAATCTAGATGCAGCCATTTCAATCATGGGAGAAAGAAGTCCAAGCATTGATTACAAGGCCAGTCATGTATGTTTGAAAATAAAGGCAGAATGGTAGATATTAATCATACTACATACATGTTTGTATTATGACATAAGTTCCTAAATCTTGAACATCATATATAATTCAAAACTTAATTGATACTCATTTCATTTcaatatataaacttttaattgCATATCTATCAATGCTtatatgtttcaaaatataaatacatgtTATTACCCCTTCAGCTACTGCAATTTGCAGTCTTGTATGAAAATACTGCTTTAAGCAATCAGGGAGACATGGCACTGTACTGATAACCCATGTAACAAACTTCCCTACAGGAATCTCAACTTCCAAGCTCAAAACCTCACAATCCCACACATCAAACCCATCTTTATCATCAACACACGACGTAACCGCTGATAACACCAAATGACTCAAATCTGGTACACTCAAATTTCCCTTCCCTTTCAAATTTCTACAATCCCAAGACATAGCCCAACAAATGGAAAGTAACAGAAACACATGATTCGGAAGAAGGTAACCGTTGACCTTACAATCAACATCATCTGTTTCAAACTCCAAATTCAGAGACAAATTCGCTTTTTTAGCAACATCAATAAACACTCTAATaaacttgtttaaaaaaatcGATGCTGAAACCCTAGAACAACACTTGTTATAACCTTTCACAAATTCAACCCAGTTTATTCCTCCTTTAtcagaaataaaaaattgatcaacTAAAGATGAACCTAATTGATCCAATAACACCGGAAACGAATCGTTTACGTTCTCGGTAGTGTAACTTCGACCTTCGCGAACGAAACTAAAGCATTTCTGAAAAGCAAAACAACAAGTTTATTTATCACATAATGAATGAAATTTAGAATGAGAAATTCGTTGAAGTTTACGAGGATTACTTGTAGATTTTCTAAGGGAATTGCGTTTGTTTCGGAGTTGGCGAACTTGGAGAAAGCTTTCTGAAGTATTGGAAGAGCTCCGGTGGTGGATGCGACGTTTTCCGCTTCCTGTTGTTCCGGAGAAAGCTTTGGCTCCGATGAAGTTGACGCTCCCATCGCCGGCGTCGGTTCGTTACAGAAATCGAATTCTCTGTTCTCTTTATTGACAAAATCTGAAACCCTAATCTCCACATGTTCAAATAACAACCGTTAGATTCTACTATATTAAAGGATGAGATTGGTTAAGAGAATCTAAATCCTGTGTGGCAACCACATCGTAAATTCTGTGGTCCCGTACAGCAACGCAAAAAGACAAAAAGTAATAAGTGATGATTAATCTGATCGAAAACGACAGCGTTTCCTTTCGTGAACCCAAGGGGCAAGTCAATCAAGGGGATCAGTTACCGGCAAGTCTCCGGCAACGATTGTcggaaaattgaaaaatggCGCCGGCGAAGAAAGGAAAAGCAAAGGCTGAAGCAAAGGAAACGGTTCCTTCGGAAAAACCTAATAATTTTCCGTCTTGTATTCGGTGTGTGGCTCCTTCTTCCGTCGCTATAACCATCCACGCTAAACCCGGTTCAAAGTCCGCTTCCGTAACAGGtttctcattctttctctcTGTGTGTGTGGCGTTTCTTTGATATTAGtttgatgaaattgaaattacggttttgaattttagtttttgtgaTAAATAGATGTGAGCGATGAAGCTGTTGGTGTTCAGATTGATGCACCGGCGAGGGATGGTGAAGCAAATGCTGCTCTTCTTGATTATATCAGCTCTGTAAGCTCAGCTTCACACTCTTACGTCTAGGAATTAGTCTTCACAGTTGCGCACGGAGGATACCTTAGTTTACTAtgcaaattaatataaaatatatacttaTGTTCATCTAAAACCACTTGCTCAATGCACACACTCTTTTACATTGTTAATGAATTAGTTAACTGTTCATGAATTACTTTTGTTGGTTCAATTCAACTACTGAAGGAATCAAATTACTAGTTGAATTTGTTTTGTGAGATTCTTATCTTCTGATTGGTCTACATTAACTCATAAGTACTATAACATTCTTTTGGTGATGCTAGGTTTTAGGCGTAAAACGAAGACAAGTGTCTTTAGGAACCGGTTCTAAGTCAAGAGATAAGACGGTCATTGTGGAAGATGTAACTCAACAATATGTTTTTGACGCTTTGGATAAAGTCTCAAAACAGTAGGAAAGTGAAAATGTGTTTTTCTTGAAGAGGCCTCTTGCTGCTCTACAATAATTTTCCTGAAGTGAAGGCAGAGTATGTGATTACCTGTTTTCCTGTTGGAAGACTATTAATGCCCTGGATACTATAAAACAAACAAGCATGTGTTTTCTAGTTTGGCTTGCTTGTTTGTAGTGCAGCCTAGATTTTGACAATTTCATGTCGATTTCTGCtggttatattatatattgatgAATGCTGGCCTCGTGTTTGTTGAGTATCATATGTGACTTGTAACATGCTCTTACATTGTGGTAGTTTTAATTGTGTACATTATAAGAATTATTTAATATCCATTACTCTCTTATTCATATAGCTACTCTACAACAATCCACCTCAAAACATCGCCTTTCTGTAACTCGCCTTTATCAGTGAGGACAGGAAGATTTAGCAATGCTATTTTCACATCATTTATGACACAAGTTTTTCTCaactttgataaaaaaaatacaaaatcacAGATATGAGACCACTGGAATTAATTTGACATCAGTAACTTGTGCACTTTTTGTTGGTTGATATCAAACTTGCATATTGTATCTCTCCTTCTCTATTCTACATGACAGTGATCCTCCTTGGCTGCTTGGAGCTGAGAGACTTAGTTGTACTAAACTTTTGTTATAAACTGGTAATCTTTGTTTAACTTGAGTTGCCTTTCTTTTATGTTGAACTTAGATACAGCTAGACACATTTGCATTTGTGGTGCAGTTTATGTctcaattcaaaaaaattagaaaCAGCTATGCTCTTTGTCGATGGATAAATTGTCCGAGAGACTGTATATGTATTGGAGATTGCTGGTTAAGGTGTTTTCTTCCATTGGAATCTTAGTTTTGTTAGAGGTTTCAAGAAAACTGCTTTATTAGCTGACCATAGGAGCGGTGTCCTGCTGTTTATATTTGAATCTGTTATCACAGTGATTTTCTCATTGTCTTGCATGTGGATTTTTGGCCGTACCTGTTTAGATTCTTTAGCAGATTTTGGTTTTAAAATCTTGTCTGCTTCTTTTGGAGATGGTTGCCTAGTGATATCTTGGTTGCATCTCAAAATCCTCGTCTACTTGGCTTTGGATTCGCGTAGGCATTTATCTCCGTTCCCTCTCTGCCTATCTGTTGCCTATAGGCGGCTTGGAGCAAAGATCCTTAGATGTCTGCCCGCCTATTCTTTTGGTGTTGCCCAGGCCTTTTTCTAGGCAGAGAACAAGTTCCGTGATTGCTGGTTTTGCAGTGTTTGTTTTCTCCTTGGGTCGCTGCTTCTGTGATCTAGGTAGGGTGAGTAGTACATTGGAGTTGTGAGGATTCACTCTTAATATGTGTATTTTTATGTGTTGGGGTTGAATGCTTTTTTATCTCATTTGTAATTGGCATTGCTTGTGCCTTTCTTTTAATATTAAGCTTTTTTGGggaatgaaataaaattagaaacagACATGGTGGTGACAGTATAACTGCACAAAGAAAAgctacaaaacaaaaattagacTTCAAACAAAAATATGTAATAAAGTGATTCTACAGTCAAAGAAAAATTGTGGATAAACTTTGCATAAATTATATAAGCTGCTTTTATAAGTTAACTTTGAGATTTATTatgaatataaattaaaaacagcTAATTAGTAGGAGTATATcattatattgtttttaataaataattccAATTATTTACATACAAGCTTATTTTTTAAGGTCTattcaaataaattgtttttatttaataaataaattctcTCAAATGTCCTCATATTTGTTATATGTTctaattttttaatgacaataaaactattaaaaattaaattatttttcattattaatgctaattttttattttacaatttaacttttgttgtgaactaaaaataatttttctcaaaaaataaaataaaaaatgtgaatgATTGAAAAGTGGGAGATATAtattcagagagagagagagagagattataAATAGATTTGGATGATATTGGAAATGAGTGTCTTGCACGTTTTAGCTGtttttagagaaagagatgaaaAGGTGTAATGTTTTGTTGGAAGAAGACAATGTGATGCTAATAACCCAATCATTCATTCATCCATTCAACAACACCATACCCGAAAATCACACGACACACTATccatttctctctctcttttgaTGTGATTTCATTTTTCTCTCATGCCCTTTTCTCTTTCTAAGCTCTACGGGATTCCTCCCGAGAAACGCACCTCAGAAGGTCCTGTTCCTATTCTAAGGTACAACATTTTCTAATTATgtctctttattttaatttttcaatactGCATTATTATCATTGTCATTTTCTGCATTTTCATTCATGTCAATGTatggtgtaaaaaaaattacataatattAATCTATCAAGTACGGACACTCATCGTATTAGATGCGTCCCGGTGTCGAATACGCATCGGTGTCCGAAACGACACCGACATTAATGATTACGTTGAATCGTgtcattcattcaaattagtATCCATGtctgtgtcgtgtccggtgtatGAGTCAGTGTGTGCGATTCATAGATATTAATTTTGATCCCAAATGTTTACAATGTACATTTGTTGTTATATTGATTTGTAGGGAAGGAATTATAGCATGAGTTTGGCGGACACCGAATCCTCAGAGGAAGGTTCGGGGCTTCTTGAGCCTCCTGATCCTGATGTTATTGAAATTGATCCTACTAGTCGTTACCTTAGGGTAATGGAATTGTTGTGTGCTTTTTTAAATCATTGCATTTTCATTTCTTAATTTGATGTTGATGTTATTTCTGCTTTCATGGCAGTACAAGGAAGTAATTGGCAAAGGAGCTTTCAAGACTGTGTATCCATTTTTTGGTTTTAGGGAAGCATTGATCTCtattattttggtttttatatTAGCACTCCACTACTGATTGAATGTTATATCCGTCAAATTTAACGAACATATAAGGCAATGTGGTTATAATGTTATATGCATGAATTTTCTTATTGGAGTGTATTAAATGTTCAAGGTATATACATTTTCCTTAATCTGTGGTTAATTAGTTATAAGGCATTTGATGAAATCACGGGGCTTGAAGTTGCGTGGAGTCAAGTTCGGATCGATGAGGTATTACAATCACCAGGTGACCTTGAAAGGCTGTATTCAGAAGTGCATCTGTTGAGGTCATTGAAGCATAGTAACATTGTAAGGTTCTACAATTCATGGATTGATGACAAGCACAGGAGTGTTAACATGATTACTGAGTTGTTCACCTCAGGGAGCCTCAGACAGTGTGTTCACTATCCTTTATAAatgtgtttaatttgtttttttatcttttattgtgAGATTAGCCCTTTTGTTAGTGGGTTTGATGGATGATTTAGGTACCGTAGGAAACACAAGAAGGTTGATATGAAAGCTGTTAAAGGATGGGCAAGACAGATTTTAATGGGTTTAATCTACCTCCACAATCACAACCCACCTATTATACACAGAGATCTCAAGTGTGATAACATATTTATAAATGGTCACCAAGGAGAAGTTAAGATCGGAGATTTGGGTTTGGCAACTCTCTTGAAGCAGAATAATGCCAAGAGTGTAATTGGTATGTTCTTCTATTTAGTGATAAATGATTTATGTTTTGCCCCGTGAGCTTAAtttagttggtagggacatcgaattttatatgcaagagccagggttcgaaccctggagactccacttattcaccttttaAAAAAACTGACATTCTAGCCACTATattacctgaccaaaaaaacaatatatatgttttGCAGTCTCACATATGTAATGTAAATTTAGAATACGAACAAAATATCTATTTTGGCTTGTTTGCCTCCttgttgtttgattttttcACTAGTATTTACACACATGTAACCCTAATAGGAACCCCGGAATTTATGGCGCCTGAACTGTACGATGAAAGTTATAATGAATTAGCTGACATATATTCTTTTGGGATGTGCATGCTGGAGTTGGCTACTTCTGAGTATCCTTACAGAGAATGTAGAAACTCTGCTCAGATATACAAGAAAGTTTCATCTGTAAGTATACTCATTAACATTATTCTTTTCTTTAGGCTATTACAAGGATACTTTAGTCGtataatatatttgatgttgCAGGGCATAAAGCCAGTTTCTCTTTCTAAAATCAAAGATCCAGAAATAAAATCATTTATTGAGAAATGTCTTGTCCCAGCATCTCAAAGATTGTCAGCAAAGGAGCTTCTGATGGACCCTTTTCTTGAAGTGAATGTTTCATTAAAGAATCGTCCTCTTCCATTACCAGATATTGTTCTTCCTAAATACGGAGGCTTTGAAAATCGTTGTCTGATGTCGGAAGGTCCTGCTAGTGCACGTATTGGATCCATTTCAATGGATCTTGGAGATACCAGTGAGCAACCATTGATCACTGTGTTTTATAATTCTAACGATGATGCACCACCTTCTCCATGTGTTGAGATACGAAGGTTGATGGGAGGTGATAGATTTTTTCTCAAAGGTGAAGAAAATGACGTAAATTCTGTATCATTAGTTCTCCGGATAACTAATCAAGGCGGTCAgtatttagtttaattttatgcTCAGTTACTGTTTCGAATTTGTTAGTAGAAAGTTATGTACTCTTACATCAAAATGCAGGGCGAGCAAGAAATATCCATTTCATATTCTACCTCGATACTGATACGGCCATCTCAGTGTCAAGTGAAATGGTTGAGCAACTTGAACTTACCGAGCACAATGTTAAATTCATTGCCGAGTTGATTGATTTGTTATTGGCAACATTGGTTCCTGATTGGAAACCTTGTGTAGCGATTGATCACTTAATTTCTCCAAATGGTAAACGAACTCCTCTAAACCTACTGAAACAAGACTCGCAATTGGCAAGATACAAAATAAGTTCAGTGGATTCTAGCGAAATTGTGGCTGAATATTTAGGTCCCTCAACCTCACATGACAGATTGgctgaaaaagaaaacagcgataatatgattttttatgaTGTTCTATCCCATGCAAACATTGGTTTCCAAAGAACAACGAAGACAGATGATATGTATTCTGCGACATCTTATGCTTCAGCAACATCTGACTTCAATGATAAGAATTATTCTACAGTTTCATTCGTGTCTGCTAACTCAGGATACACAGATTTCAGCTTACCTACAGTGAATGGATGGAGTCAATCCTCACTTGCATCTGAAATTGGGCAATCCTCTGATAGAAAGAGCAAGGTTCCGTGCTTGGAAAGCAACAATTGTCCCCTTAGTACTTCTTCATTGTATGAAACTGAGGATGAGTTGAGAATAGAGTTAGAGAAGATTGAACGGCAATATCAAGAGGCAATAAAAGATTTATCCAAAAGAAGATGTGATGCCATCATGGAGACCAGAAAGAGGCTGTCACTAAAAAATACAGTCATAGAATAATTTCattagtatttttaattaccatttGTGTCTATCCCTTGTTCATAACCTTGGAAGTTACAAGTGTAAATAGTGTGTTTTGGATGAAAAGGTTCactttttagttattattatgGCATGAAATTTTCTTTGCACACATATATAGAAAATTGTACCTAATGTCATgttatgattttttgtttgagaATTGTGTACGGAATACATAATTGATAATTTCCATATATTCACAATCTTAACATCTGTATGGAATGCATAATGAAATTGAAGACCTTTGGAATCTAGCAGTACCTCAAGTGCTATATTTAGCGGCTGTGCATGGAGTAGTTCTAACTAGACTCGAGTTGCAGGATAGAGGAGTGCAGTGTCTGTCAATATTGTGTTGCAAAGTTGGATAGCACCAGAAAGATTTTTGTAAACTGTTCGAAGAGTATGGAATGCTGGAACCATATTTATTTGTGGTCTTCCATGGAGTTTTGCTGTGATTCTATGTGCTTCAAGGACTTCGTCTTTGCCATGATATAGCAGTTGCCACAAAGATCAAAACATACGTGGTGATGATTCGTTTGTTGATTTGGGTGAATAGAAATTGGAAAATCTGGGAGCAATTGGAAGATTCAACTCATGCATAATCTGGGAGCAATTGAAAGATTCAACTCATGCAGTTTGGCATTGATCCTCCATCTTTGATCATTACGTTTGTGGCTAATTGGAGTAAACCACTGTCATCATTTGTTAAATATAATCTGGATGCATCGGTTTCTACTAGTCGGGATTCATATGCATCTTAAAAAATCTGAAGAAATATTTTTAACGGCCTTGGTATGTGTCTTCGTCTTtaattttcaacaaattttgcaaaatgttgtagcacaaaatagaaaaaattattttttaagtccGCTCAAAGATGATTGTTGAAGGTATGAATTTTCTAAAGGAAGATCACTAAGAATTTGATGTTTTGCTTGATAAGTGTAGAACTTTGTTATATATTAAtctcttaatataaaaaactgtCATGTTGAGCTTGCTAAAAATGAAGCAAATGTAGTTCACACCTTGGTTATGGCTGCATCACATTCACATATACATTAAACTATTGCATTTAgttggtattttttttctttcaaaaaatagattttcatgATGTCTTAATTAATAGCACTAATTTTTTTCAACTCTCAATATAACCAAGATCAATTTCTTGAGCTGtgatataaatttatttatatgatatacAATGAATATTCTTAGATAGAGGAGGGTAGGGTGAATGTGATACACGCAACTACTGGGCCACAGGATAGTGAAAATCACCTAACCTTAAGATTCTTGCTTGCTTGCTTGCATAAAAATTCAAGGGAGCAGGGAGCAGGTAAATTCCAGTCTATTTGTGCTACCAATTAGTACTTCAATGGTTATTATCACCTAACCTTACACTTTACATAATGAAAATAGGTTTTCAATTgttgaacaaaataaaattatacaatACACTGATATTGATCAGTAGTAGTTGTAGAAATACCACAAATAGAAAATGCACCATTgcctataataatattaactcAATAGCTGGTAACTGATTCACACTCTAAAAGAAAACAACATCAAAGTTAAGAAActaaacattaattaatttcctCCTTAAACTCAAAAAGAGAAATATCAAATACATCTAATAGATCATTGTATCATAATAATATTATGTCAATTACATCATCTAAAACAATGTAACATAATGTCATCAAGCTCAAAAAAACAATGAATGAACCATTAAAAACAGCTTCATACCCTAATATACATCAGTTAATTAGTCACCTTTGCACAAAAACTGCTTTCTTTCTAATCAATCTTCATCATGGTGATCTCCAACTTTGCAAGCCAATGTCATTATGTTTCCTTGAAGGAGTTGAATAGGGTATATGTATTCTTCTTGGCAAGAAGCCAAAAAAATGACCCTTGTGCTCATATTTTGGCTTAACTTTGAACACATTAGTTGTTCTTGAGCCATAACAGTGACCAAATATGCAGAGAAACAGGATCAACAAGAGCAATGAAATTTGAAGTTTTCTAACCATTATGTTGTAAAAACTAAAGATGAAGCTGAGAATGAAGATGATACTATGTTTTGAGAGTGTTGTCTTTGTTTATGTGTGTTCATGTGGTTTTGTAATTTGAGTGAAAGTGAGAGAAAGAAGGAATAAAGTGATTATAGAGTCAAAAGAATTGAGATGGTTCTTTCTACAAGTAGTAGTAATGTTGGAAAGCCTAATGAAGTAAGAAGCTTTTTGAAACATAGCATAGTGAATAATAATATGGGTCATACACCTAatataatgaaaagaaaaagttgatggcaataataaaaaattatgttcaaaatgaaaagaaaaagtgcTTTGTGTTATGTCATTATTATTGGAAAAGGATTTTATGCAGTAACTGTAGGACGCAGTAATCAATCAGAGTCGTCCGATTTAATTTCAACGACCGAAATTATTTTCactaaaaaacacaattttcaatATAAACCGTTCGATCTAAATTTGATGGCTGAGATTGAAAACTGTGTGTAACTGCGTGTAATAATTAGAGCAGTTAAGGTTAATAGTTAATGTCTTGACTAATGACTCTTGAGTAAAGAAGTTACTAGGAactgtttgttttgt
This portion of the Trifolium pratense cultivar HEN17-A07 linkage group LG3, ARS_RC_1.1, whole genome shotgun sequence genome encodes:
- the LOC123913824 gene encoding uncharacterized protein LOC123913824; the protein is MGASTSSEPKLSPEQQEAENVASTTGALPILQKAFSKFANSETNAIPLENLQKCFSFVREGRSYTTENVNDSFPVLLDQLGSSLVDQFFISDKGGINWVEFVKGYNKCCSRVSASIFLNKFIRVFIDVAKKANLSLNLEFETDDVDCKVNGYLLPNHVFLLLSICWAMSWDCRNLKGKGNLSVPDLSHLVLSAVTSCVDDKDGFDVWDCEVLSLEVEIPVGKFVTWVISTVPCLPDCLKQYFHTRLQIAVAEGDESASSDSSSVGEISSTTACDSILTQGRAWAISITQRSTINEEISRAFINSGAGIDENLIYRSSTHGRGLNRFWSHVEGYHGPLLILIAASSGNDHEGNSAIRKFVLGALTNEGLENKDIFYGTAGCLYSLSPVFHVFPPSGKEKNFVYSHLHPTGRGYQSHPAPVGVAFGGSAGNERIFIDEDFSKVIIRHHAVDKTYQSGALFPDQGFLPTEALISEVEVWGLGGKAAKDVQNKYKKREELFTDQRRKIDLKTFANWEDSPEKMMMDMMSDPNAARREER
- the LOC123913825 gene encoding UPF0235 protein C15orf40 homolog, which codes for MAPAKKGKAKAEAKETVPSEKPNNFPSCIRCVAPSSVAITIHAKPGSKSASVTDVSDEAVGVQIDAPARDGEANAALLDYISSVLGVKRRQVSLGTGSKSRDKTVIVEDVTQQYVFDALDKVSKQ
- the LOC123913823 gene encoding probable serine/threonine-protein kinase WNK6, yielding MSLADTESSEEGSGLLEPPDPDVIEIDPTSRYLRYKEVIGKGAFKTVYKAFDEITGLEVAWSQVRIDEVLQSPGDLERLYSEVHLLRSLKHSNIVRFYNSWIDDKHRSVNMITELFTSGSLRQYRRKHKKVDMKAVKGWARQILMGLIYLHNHNPPIIHRDLKCDNIFINGHQGEVKIGDLGLATLLKQNNAKSVIGTPEFMAPELYDESYNELADIYSFGMCMLELATSEYPYRECRNSAQIYKKVSSGIKPVSLSKIKDPEIKSFIEKCLVPASQRLSAKELLMDPFLEVNVSLKNRPLPLPDIVLPKYGGFENRCLMSEGPASARIGSISMDLGDTSEQPLITVFYNSNDDAPPSPCVEIRRLMGGDRFFLKGEENDVNSVSLVLRITNQGGRARNIHFIFYLDTDTAISVSSEMVEQLELTEHNVKFIAELIDLLLATLVPDWKPCVAIDHLISPNGKRTPLNLLKQDSQLARYKISSVDSSEIVAEYLGPSTSHDRLAEKENSDNMIFYDVLSHANIGFQRTTKTDDMYSATSYASATSDFNDKNYSTVSFVSANSGYTDFSLPTVNGWSQSSLASEIGQSSDRKSKVPCLESNNCPLSTSSLYETEDELRIELEKIERQYQEAIKDLSKRRCDAIMETRKRLSLKNTVIE